In Methanooceanicella nereidis, a single window of DNA contains:
- a CDS encoding ion transporter: MTDLKKRIYDILNVNDPDDLTTKVVNLFLMVLIILNVAVFFIETTGSRFISHSIYWSFEVFSVAVFTVEYILRVWTCPLDIRYTDDLKGRLKYVTTNVLGVADLFAILPFYIAVMVPVIAPLDFRFVRALRLFRIFRLFKLARYSDSLDILERALIRQKVYLALTFAIQVVLLLLSSGLMYYIENDAQPEKFKNIFDSMWWGLIPLTTVGYGDIYPVTPLGKIAGGILTFVGIIVMALPIGIITTGLEEEIKLERKRKRRMMVEEVLLKDVRRIK, encoded by the coding sequence TTGACCGACCTAAAAAAGAGGATATACGATATACTTAACGTGAACGATCCCGATGACCTCACTACAAAGGTAGTCAACCTGTTCCTTATGGTCCTCATTATACTTAATGTGGCCGTTTTTTTCATCGAGACGACCGGCTCCCGGTTCATTAGCCATTCCATATACTGGTCCTTCGAAGTGTTTTCAGTTGCAGTGTTCACTGTCGAGTATATTTTAAGGGTATGGACCTGCCCGCTGGACATCAGGTATACGGATGATTTAAAGGGCAGGCTTAAATATGTGACCACAAATGTGCTTGGTGTCGCTGACCTTTTTGCGATCCTGCCTTTTTACATAGCGGTCATGGTGCCGGTCATAGCGCCGCTCGACTTCAGGTTTGTCAGGGCTTTAAGGCTCTTCCGTATCTTCAGGCTCTTTAAGCTAGCGAGGTATTCCGACTCGTTAGATATTCTGGAAAGAGCGCTGATAAGGCAAAAAGTATACCTGGCCCTTACTTTCGCCATACAGGTCGTCCTGCTGCTGTTGTCTTCCGGACTGATGTATTATATCGAGAATGATGCGCAGCCGGAAAAATTCAAAAATATTTTTGATTCGATGTGGTGGGGGCTTATACCGCTGACCACGGTAGGCTATGGCGACATATATCCTGTCACTCCGCTGGGAAAGATAGCCGGGGGCATCCTGACGTTCGTAGGCATAATAGTGATGGCGCTGCCCATCGGTATCATTACGACCGGCCTTGAGGAGGAGATCAAACTGGAGAGAAAGAGAAAGCGCAGAATGATGGTAGAGGAAGTATTACTAAAGGATGTACGAAGGATAAAATGA